The following proteins are co-located in the Xyrauchen texanus isolate HMW12.3.18 chromosome 43, RBS_HiC_50CHRs, whole genome shotgun sequence genome:
- the LOC127636073 gene encoding signal peptide peptidase-like 3 isoform X1: MAEQSYSWAYSLVDSSQVSTFLISILLIVYGSFRSLNMDCENQEKDKDGNPIPNGSFNNGNSNSIQTIDSTQALFLPIGASVSLLVMFFFFDSVQVVFTICTAVLATIAFAFLLLPMCQYLTRPCSPQNNGSHVSRISFGCCGRFTLAELLSFSLSVLLVLIWVLTGHWLLMDALAMGLCVAMIAFVRLPSLKVSCLLLSGLLIYDVFWVFFSAYIFNSNVMVKVATQPADNPLDVLSRKLHLGSGMGRDIPRLSLPGKLVFPSSTGSHFSMLGIGDIVMPGLLLCFVLRYDNYKKQASGEVPNVSGRMQRVSYFHCTLIGYFVGLLTATVASRIHRAAQPALLYLVPFTLLPLLTMAYLKGDLRRMWSEPFHTKASSSRFLEV; this comes from the exons GTCTTTAAATATGGACTGTGAGAACCAGGAGAAGGACAAGGATGGAAACCCCATCCCCAATGGCTCATTTAACAATGGCAACTCCAACA GTATTCAGACCATAGACTCAACACAGGCACTGTTCCTGCCCATTGGGGCTTCTGTGTCTCTACTCGTCATGTTTTTCTTCTTCGACTCAGTTCAGGTGGTGTTCACCATATGCACTGCAG ttttagcgaCCATTGCGTTTGCATTCCTCCTGCTGCCGATGTGCCAGTATCTGACCAGACCCTGCTCTCCACAGAACAA TGGGTCTCATGTCTCCAGGATCTCGTTCGGCTGCTGTGGCCGCTTCACGTTGGCGgagcttctctctttctctctctctgtcttgctgGTTCTCATCTGGGTGCTGACCGGGCACTGGCTGCTCATGGACG CTCTTGCCATGGGTCTCTGTGTGGCCATGATTGCCTTTGTGCGACTGCCTAGTCTCAAGGTGTCGTGTTTGCTGCTGTCAGGCCTGCTCATCTATGACGTGTTCTGG GTCTTCTTCTCCGCCTACATCTTTAACAGCAACGTGATGGTGAAGGTGGCCACGCAGCCTGCTGACAACCCCCTGGACGTTCTCTCGCGCAAACTGCATCTTGGCTCCGGCATGGGGCGGGACATCCCGCGGCTCTCTCTGCCCGGCAAGCTGGTGTTCCCAAGCTCCACTGGCAGCCATTTCTCCATGCTGGGCATTGGCGACATCGTCATGCCGGGACTGCTGCTGTGTTTCGTGCTCAGATACGACAACTATAAGAAGCAGGCTTCAGGAGAAGTGCCCAATGTGTCCGGTCGCATGCAGCGGGTTTCCTACTTCCACTGCACCCTCATTGGTTACTTTGTTG GTCTGCTGACTGCGACAGTGGCCTCTCGGATTCACCGTGCAGCTCAGCCTGCCCTCCTTTACTTGGTGCCCTTCACCCTGCTGCCTCTGCTCACCATGGCCTACCTGAAG GGTGACCTACGGCGCATGTGGTCCGAGCCCTTCCACACCAAGGCCAGCAGCTCACGTTTCCTGGAGGTATGA
- the LOC127636073 gene encoding signal peptide peptidase-like 3 isoform X2 has translation MAEQSYSWAYSLVDSSQVSTFLISILLIVYGSFRSLNMDCENQEKDKDGNPIPNGSFNNGNSNSIQTIDSTQALFLPIGASVSLLVMFFFFDSVQVVFTICTAVLATIAFAFLLLPMCQYLTRPCSPQNKISFGCCGRFTLAELLSFSLSVLLVLIWVLTGHWLLMDALAMGLCVAMIAFVRLPSLKVSCLLLSGLLIYDVFWVFFSAYIFNSNVMVKVATQPADNPLDVLSRKLHLGSGMGRDIPRLSLPGKLVFPSSTGSHFSMLGIGDIVMPGLLLCFVLRYDNYKKQASGEVPNVSGRMQRVSYFHCTLIGYFVGLLTATVASRIHRAAQPALLYLVPFTLLPLLTMAYLKGDLRRMWSEPFHTKASSSRFLEV, from the exons GTCTTTAAATATGGACTGTGAGAACCAGGAGAAGGACAAGGATGGAAACCCCATCCCCAATGGCTCATTTAACAATGGCAACTCCAACA GTATTCAGACCATAGACTCAACACAGGCACTGTTCCTGCCCATTGGGGCTTCTGTGTCTCTACTCGTCATGTTTTTCTTCTTCGACTCAGTTCAGGTGGTGTTCACCATATGCACTGCAG ttttagcgaCCATTGCGTTTGCATTCCTCCTGCTGCCGATGTGCCAGTATCTGACCAGACCCTGCTCTCCACAGAACAA GATCTCGTTCGGCTGCTGTGGCCGCTTCACGTTGGCGgagcttctctctttctctctctctgtcttgctgGTTCTCATCTGGGTGCTGACCGGGCACTGGCTGCTCATGGACG CTCTTGCCATGGGTCTCTGTGTGGCCATGATTGCCTTTGTGCGACTGCCTAGTCTCAAGGTGTCGTGTTTGCTGCTGTCAGGCCTGCTCATCTATGACGTGTTCTGG GTCTTCTTCTCCGCCTACATCTTTAACAGCAACGTGATGGTGAAGGTGGCCACGCAGCCTGCTGACAACCCCCTGGACGTTCTCTCGCGCAAACTGCATCTTGGCTCCGGCATGGGGCGGGACATCCCGCGGCTCTCTCTGCCCGGCAAGCTGGTGTTCCCAAGCTCCACTGGCAGCCATTTCTCCATGCTGGGCATTGGCGACATCGTCATGCCGGGACTGCTGCTGTGTTTCGTGCTCAGATACGACAACTATAAGAAGCAGGCTTCAGGAGAAGTGCCCAATGTGTCCGGTCGCATGCAGCGGGTTTCCTACTTCCACTGCACCCTCATTGGTTACTTTGTTG GTCTGCTGACTGCGACAGTGGCCTCTCGGATTCACCGTGCAGCTCAGCCTGCCCTCCTTTACTTGGTGCCCTTCACCCTGCTGCCTCTGCTCACCATGGCCTACCTGAAG GGTGACCTACGGCGCATGTGGTCCGAGCCCTTCCACACCAAGGCCAGCAGCTCACGTTTCCTGGAGGTATGA